A part of Brachybacterium faecium DSM 4810 genomic DNA contains:
- a CDS encoding ribose 5-phosphate isomerase (PFAM: Ribose/Galactose Isomerase~TIGRFAM: sugar-phosphate isomerases, RpiB/LacA/LacB family; ribose 5-phosphate isomerase), whose protein sequence is MGWKIVTGSDNAGVGHKSALKDLLENDPRVDEVIDVGVTGREDGTYYPNVAVAAAEKVAAGEADRALLICGTGLGVAIAANKVSGVRAVTAHDLYSVQRSVLSNNAQVLCMGERVVGLELAKELVKVWLDLEFDPESSSAAKVDAICAYDGSLDEA, encoded by the coding sequence ATGGGCTGGAAGATCGTCACCGGATCGGACAACGCCGGTGTGGGCCACAAGAGCGCCCTGAAGGACCTGCTGGAGAACGACCCGCGCGTCGACGAGGTCATCGACGTCGGCGTCACCGGCCGCGAGGACGGCACCTACTACCCCAACGTCGCGGTCGCCGCGGCGGAGAAGGTCGCCGCCGGCGAGGCGGACCGGGCGCTGCTGATCTGCGGCACGGGCCTGGGCGTCGCGATCGCGGCGAACAAGGTCTCCGGCGTCCGCGCCGTGACCGCGCACGATCTCTACTCCGTGCAGCGCTCCGTGCTCTCGAACAACGCGCAGGTGCTGTGCATGGGCGAGCGGGTCGTGGGCCTCGAGCTCGCGAAGGAGCTGGTGAAGGTGTGGCTGGACCTGGAGTTCGATCCGGAGTCCTCCTCGGCCGCGAAGGTCGACGCCATCTGCGCCTACGACGGCTCGCTCGACGAGGCCTGA
- a CDS encoding dihydroxyacetone kinase (PFAM: DAK2 domain; Dak1 domain), with protein sequence MTYLFDDPKTFPADAVEGLVAAHPEELLQVHGGVVRKRATPAGQPALVVGGGSGHYPAFAGWVGGGFAHGAPCGNIFSSPSSDQVYAVAKNAENGGGVILGFGHYAGDVLHFGVAASTLRAEGIDVRIVAVSDDIASGRAGEHRDRRGIAGDLPVFKIAGAAIQAGADLDEAERLAWKANDATRSLGVAFDGCTLPGAEDALFHVPEGKMAIGLGIHGEPGIDEQPMPSAKELAKVLVDGVLEETPELASDRVAVVLNGLGTVKHEEMFVVWKHAAQLLEEAGLTIVRPEVGEHVTSLDMAGLSLTVMRLDEELEALWLAPADAPAFRRGGTVEGDLGEERGELYTPGEDPIPEATEESRASAERIAGVLGAVEELLVELEPELGRMDQIAGDGDHGQGMVLGSRAAHAAARRTVEGGCGARTVLVQAGAAWSAEAGGTSGALWGAALTSLGSAFADDAAVTGEQLLSGLVQAVEAVERLGGATPGDKTMVDAAVPFREALAEADPGADGGSDAPAGSAASAVATAAARAVEAAEATADIAARMGRARNHGDKSVGTPDPGAISFSKIVTLLGEQLAG encoded by the coding sequence GTGACCTACCTGTTCGACGATCCGAAGACCTTCCCCGCCGACGCCGTGGAGGGGTTGGTGGCCGCGCATCCCGAGGAGCTGCTGCAGGTGCACGGCGGTGTGGTCCGCAAGCGCGCCACCCCGGCCGGGCAGCCGGCGCTCGTGGTCGGCGGCGGCTCCGGCCACTACCCGGCCTTCGCCGGCTGGGTGGGCGGCGGCTTCGCCCACGGCGCCCCCTGCGGCAACATCTTCTCCTCGCCCTCCTCGGACCAGGTCTACGCGGTCGCCAAGAATGCCGAGAACGGCGGGGGCGTGATCCTCGGCTTCGGCCATTACGCCGGGGACGTGCTCCACTTCGGGGTCGCCGCCTCGACGCTGCGCGCAGAGGGGATCGATGTGCGGATCGTCGCGGTCAGCGACGACATCGCCTCGGGCCGGGCCGGTGAGCACCGCGACCGCCGCGGCATCGCCGGCGACCTGCCGGTGTTCAAGATCGCCGGCGCCGCGATCCAGGCCGGCGCCGATCTCGACGAGGCCGAGCGCCTGGCGTGGAAGGCGAACGACGCCACCCGCTCGCTCGGGGTCGCCTTCGACGGCTGCACGCTGCCCGGGGCCGAGGACGCCCTGTTCCACGTCCCCGAGGGGAAGATGGCGATCGGCCTGGGCATCCACGGCGAGCCCGGCATCGACGAGCAGCCCATGCCCTCGGCGAAGGAGCTCGCGAAGGTGCTGGTCGACGGGGTGCTGGAGGAGACCCCGGAGCTGGCCTCGGATCGTGTCGCGGTGGTGCTCAACGGGCTCGGCACCGTGAAGCACGAGGAGATGTTCGTGGTGTGGAAGCACGCCGCGCAGCTGCTCGAGGAGGCGGGGCTGACCATCGTGCGCCCCGAGGTGGGCGAGCACGTGACGAGCCTCGACATGGCCGGGCTGTCCCTCACCGTGATGCGGCTTGACGAGGAGCTCGAGGCGCTGTGGCTGGCCCCGGCCGACGCCCCCGCCTTCCGCCGCGGCGGCACCGTCGAGGGGGACCTCGGCGAGGAGCGCGGCGAGCTCTACACCCCGGGGGAGGACCCGATCCCCGAGGCGACCGAGGAGTCCCGCGCCTCTGCGGAGCGGATCGCCGGCGTGCTCGGCGCGGTCGAGGAGCTGCTGGTCGAGCTCGAGCCGGAGCTGGGGCGGATGGACCAGATCGCCGGCGACGGCGACCACGGGCAGGGCATGGTGCTCGGCTCCCGCGCCGCGCACGCCGCGGCCCGCCGCACCGTGGAGGGCGGCTGCGGCGCCCGCACCGTGCTGGTGCAGGCCGGGGCGGCGTGGTCGGCCGAGGCCGGCGGCACCTCCGGCGCGCTCTGGGGCGCGGCGCTGACCAGCCTCGGCAGCGCCTTCGCCGACGATGCCGCCGTGACCGGCGAGCAGCTGCTGAGCGGTCTCGTGCAGGCGGTCGAGGCCGTCGAGCGGCTCGGCGGCGCGACGCCGGGCGACAAGACCATGGTCGACGCCGCGGTGCCGTTCCGCGAGGCGCTCGCGGAGGCTGACCCGGGGGCCGACGGAGGGTCCGACGCGCCGGCCGGCTCCGCCGCGAGCGCCGTGGCCACCGCCGCCGCGCGGGCGGTCGAGGCCGCCGAGGCCACGGCCGACATCGCCGCCCGGATGGGCCGCGCCCGCAACCACGGCGACAAGTCCGTGGGCACGCCCGACCCGGGGGCGATCTCCTTCTCGAAGATCGTCACCTTGCTCGGCGAGCAGCTGGCCGGCTGA
- a CDS encoding dehydrogenase of unknown specificity, short-chain alcohol dehydrogenase like (PFAM: short chain dehydrogenase), which translates to MAQSISPLFDLTGRTALVTGGAKGLGLAMARGLAEHGAPIVLADIDDETGRAAAEELAAATGVSVSYRHLDVTDQAMVERVVAEIDEEAGGIEILLNNAGRTIHHPLEDGDGEKWRAVMSLNLDGVYHVLSAVGRKMLERGRGSIINTGSMSGIIANIPQTQASYNASKAAVHNLTRSAALEWAERGVRVNAIAPGYMRTELTRGFYEAGGPQIDQWNLMTPMGRPGEPEELAGAAVYLAADASSFVTGSILSIDGGYTAA; encoded by the coding sequence ATGGCACAGAGCATCTCCCCCCTGTTCGACCTGACCGGCCGCACCGCGCTGGTCACCGGCGGCGCGAAGGGCCTGGGCCTGGCGATGGCCCGCGGCCTCGCCGAGCACGGCGCCCCGATCGTGCTGGCCGACATCGACGACGAGACCGGGCGCGCCGCGGCCGAGGAGCTCGCCGCCGCGACCGGCGTCAGCGTCAGCTACCGCCACCTGGACGTCACCGACCAGGCGATGGTCGAGCGCGTCGTCGCCGAGATCGACGAGGAGGCGGGCGGCATCGAGATCCTGCTGAACAACGCCGGCCGCACCATCCACCACCCCCTCGAGGACGGCGACGGCGAGAAGTGGCGCGCCGTGATGAGCCTGAACCTCGACGGCGTCTACCACGTGCTCTCCGCCGTGGGCCGGAAGATGCTCGAGCGCGGCCGCGGCAGCATCATCAACACCGGCTCGATGAGCGGCATCATCGCCAACATCCCCCAGACCCAGGCCTCGTACAACGCCTCCAAGGCGGCCGTGCACAACCTGACGCGCAGCGCCGCCCTCGAGTGGGCCGAGCGCGGGGTGCGGGTCAACGCGATCGCGCCGGGGTACATGCGCACCGAGCTGACCCGCGGCTTCTACGAGGCCGGCGGCCCGCAGATCGATCAGTGGAACCTGATGACCCCGATGGGCCGTCCCGGCGAGCCGGAGGAGCTCGCGGGCGCCGCGGTGTACCTCGCGGCCGACGCCAGCAGCTTCGTGACCGGCTCGATCCTCTCGATCGACGGCGGCTACACCGCCGCCTGA
- a CDS encoding arabinose efflux permease family protein (PFAM: Major Facilitator Superfamily): MSTASTTSTGGPTVPAAGSVHETFLDRLGIPHALRWGFLGVLVFMTGNGVETNFVSPHMAKVFGGGDEMINLAATVITFYSLASLIGSYLAGALSDLWGPRRVMLLGVAVWVVFQAAFVGALATESVALIFATYLVRGFGFPLFAFSFLVWVNAVVPKERNGAAVGWFYVMFTGGMPTVGSLVAIGLIPAFGGGFFGERWAMVASTAIVVGGFLIAWLGVREEHGDRRLAPEGETSAEVILSGVRLSLTNKRVMMGFLTRLINTAPQFGMFIILPTVIAETLGWGQSRWLLMTSVIFAGNILFNAAFGALGDRVGWTTTVRWFGIVGSAIGLLLWWYVPHWVPAGSDWGFVVSVIAGTVFGILLAGFVPLGAIMPALAPDHKGAAMAMYTTAAGGATFLGSFVVAVVRPWGGNVGVVWAFVVLYALAFLMTFALKVEQPRLGVKDDAEADATA; this comes from the coding sequence ATGAGCACCGCATCCACCACGAGCACGGGCGGTCCGACCGTCCCCGCCGCCGGCTCCGTCCACGAGACCTTCCTGGACCGGCTCGGCATCCCCCACGCGCTGCGCTGGGGCTTCCTCGGCGTCCTCGTCTTCATGACCGGCAACGGCGTGGAGACCAACTTCGTCTCCCCGCACATGGCCAAGGTGTTCGGCGGCGGCGACGAGATGATCAACCTCGCCGCCACCGTCATCACCTTCTACTCGCTGGCCTCGCTGATCGGCTCCTACCTCGCCGGGGCGCTCTCGGACCTGTGGGGTCCGCGCCGCGTGATGCTGCTGGGCGTCGCGGTGTGGGTGGTGTTCCAGGCCGCCTTCGTCGGCGCGCTCGCCACCGAGTCGGTGGCGCTGATCTTCGCGACCTACCTGGTGCGCGGCTTCGGCTTCCCGCTGTTCGCCTTCTCCTTCCTGGTGTGGGTCAACGCCGTGGTGCCCAAGGAGCGCAACGGCGCGGCCGTCGGCTGGTTCTACGTCATGTTCACCGGCGGCATGCCCACGGTCGGCTCGCTCGTCGCGATCGGACTGATCCCCGCCTTCGGCGGCGGCTTCTTCGGTGAGCGCTGGGCGATGGTGGCCTCGACCGCGATCGTGGTGGGCGGCTTCCTCATCGCCTGGCTCGGCGTGCGCGAGGAGCACGGCGACCGCCGCCTGGCCCCCGAGGGCGAGACTTCCGCGGAGGTGATCCTCTCCGGCGTGCGCCTGTCGCTGACCAACAAGCGCGTGATGATGGGCTTCCTGACCCGCCTGATCAACACCGCGCCGCAGTTCGGCATGTTCATCATCCTGCCCACCGTGATCGCCGAGACGCTCGGCTGGGGCCAGTCCCGCTGGCTGCTGATGACCTCGGTCATCTTCGCCGGGAACATCCTGTTCAACGCCGCCTTCGGCGCCCTCGGCGACCGCGTCGGCTGGACCACCACGGTGCGCTGGTTCGGCATCGTCGGCTCGGCGATCGGGCTGCTGCTGTGGTGGTACGTGCCGCACTGGGTCCCCGCCGGCTCGGACTGGGGCTTCGTCGTCTCCGTCATCGCCGGGACCGTCTTCGGCATCCTGCTGGCCGGTTTCGTGCCGCTCGGCGCGATCATGCCCGCGCTCGCCCCCGACCACAAGGGCGCCGCGATGGCGATGTACACGACCGCCGCGGGCGGCGCGACCTTCCTCGGCTCCTTCGTGGTCGCCGTGGTGCGGCCCTGGGGCGGCAACGTGGGTGTGGTCTGGGCGTTCGTGGTCCTCTACGCCCTGGCCTTCCTCATGACCTTCGCGCTGAAGGTCGAGCAGCCCCGTCTGGGCGTGAAGGACGACGCCGAGGCGGACGCCACGGCCTGA
- a CDS encoding theronine dehydrogenase-like Zn-dependent dehydrogenase (PFAM: Zinc-binding dehydrogenase; Alcohol dehydrogenase GroES-like domain), translated as MTEIPTTMQAVVMHAPEDYRLEERPVPTPAADELLIRVEATGVCASDLKAYAGAAKFWGDENRDRWVEPGIIPGHEITGEIVRGSEEALAKHGVAVGDRIVVEQIVPCEECMYCRRGWYWMCDPHDMFGFKQYNGGMAEYMIVPPLARAHKISKDIAPQHAAYAEPLSCSLHAVERAEILFEDVVVIAGAGPIGLGATIGAAHKTPKLLVVLDFDDAKLELAKKCGADLTLNPSKVDIYQEIRDLTGGYGADVYIECTGHPSAVPQGLNLLRKLGRFVEYSVFKENVSVDWSIISDDKELDVRGAHLGPHTWPGAIKIIEKGDLPLDDICTHQFGLADFQKALDSVADSAGASVKVSIVPGL; from the coding sequence ATGACCGAGATCCCGACCACCATGCAGGCAGTCGTGATGCACGCACCGGAGGACTACCGGCTCGAGGAGCGGCCCGTGCCGACCCCTGCCGCCGACGAGCTGCTGATCCGGGTCGAGGCGACCGGCGTCTGCGCGAGCGACCTCAAGGCCTACGCCGGTGCCGCCAAGTTCTGGGGCGACGAGAATCGTGACCGCTGGGTCGAGCCGGGCATCATCCCCGGCCACGAGATCACCGGCGAGATCGTCCGCGGCTCCGAGGAGGCGCTGGCCAAGCATGGCGTGGCCGTCGGCGACCGCATCGTCGTCGAGCAGATCGTCCCCTGCGAGGAGTGCATGTACTGCCGCCGCGGCTGGTACTGGATGTGCGACCCGCACGACATGTTCGGCTTCAAGCAGTACAACGGCGGCATGGCCGAGTACATGATCGTGCCGCCGCTGGCCCGCGCCCACAAGATCTCCAAGGACATCGCCCCGCAGCACGCCGCCTACGCGGAGCCGCTGTCCTGCTCGCTGCACGCCGTCGAGCGCGCCGAGATCCTCTTCGAGGACGTCGTGGTCATCGCGGGCGCCGGCCCGATCGGCCTCGGCGCGACCATCGGCGCGGCGCACAAGACCCCGAAGCTGCTCGTGGTGCTCGACTTCGACGACGCCAAGCTCGAGCTGGCGAAGAAGTGCGGCGCGGACCTCACCCTGAACCCCTCCAAGGTCGACATCTACCAGGAGATCCGCGATCTCACCGGCGGCTACGGCGCCGATGTCTACATCGAGTGCACCGGCCACCCCAGCGCCGTCCCCCAGGGCCTGAACCTGCTGCGCAAGCTCGGCCGCTTCGTCGAGTACTCGGTGTTCAAGGAGAACGTCTCTGTGGACTGGTCGATCATCTCCGACGACAAGGAGCTCGACGTGCGCGGCGCCCACCTGGGCCCGCACACCTGGCCCGGCGCCATCAAGATCATCGAGAAGGGCGACCTCCCGCTCGATGACATCTGCACCCACCAGTTCGGCCTCGCCGACTTCCAGAAGGCCCTGGATTCGGTCGCCGACTCCGCCGGCGCCTCGGTCAAGGTCTCGATCGTCCCCGGTCTCTGA
- a CDS encoding transcriptional regulator with sigma factor-related N-terminal domain (PFAM: Putative sugar-binding domain), with protein sequence MLETSMDLHLLHRAASAYYLDGLRQAEVADKIGVSRPSVSKLLAEARRIGMVRFDVLDVPTVDLTELAARLRELLGIESVRIAPGDQVQRDYRGIGDLLAEELRELEIRSGEVVLVSSGKTIHAVTGMGGMPQMPGVLIVPTVGGQQEPDPSFQTNETVRRFADRTGAQPRFIFAPALTSPTLWASLQADPGFRSVVDLWDGARAAVVGVGGPYRGRTSLTSVVPRHEPTLESAAGDICLHFFDADGATLTFPGSEFLVRLPLEVLRAIPSTIALAAGREKAPSIRAGAKAGLFTSLVTDVPTAEAVLAEAGIELPA encoded by the coding sequence GTGCTCGAGACGTCGATGGACCTGCATCTGCTCCATCGCGCCGCCTCCGCGTACTACCTCGACGGGCTGCGCCAGGCCGAGGTCGCCGACAAGATCGGCGTCTCCCGCCCCTCCGTCAGCAAGCTGCTGGCCGAGGCTCGACGGATCGGCATGGTCCGCTTCGACGTGCTCGACGTGCCCACGGTCGATCTCACCGAGCTCGCCGCCCGGCTGCGGGAGCTGCTGGGCATCGAGTCCGTGCGGATCGCGCCCGGTGACCAGGTGCAGCGCGACTATCGGGGGATCGGGGACCTGCTCGCGGAGGAGCTGCGCGAGCTCGAGATCCGCAGCGGCGAGGTCGTCCTGGTCTCCTCGGGCAAGACCATCCACGCCGTCACCGGGATGGGCGGGATGCCGCAGATGCCCGGGGTGCTGATCGTCCCCACCGTCGGCGGGCAGCAGGAGCCCGATCCGTCCTTCCAGACCAACGAGACCGTGCGGCGCTTCGCCGATCGCACCGGTGCGCAGCCCCGCTTCATCTTCGCGCCCGCGCTCACGAGCCCCACCCTGTGGGCATCGCTGCAGGCCGATCCGGGATTCCGCTCCGTCGTGGACCTCTGGGACGGCGCCCGCGCCGCCGTGGTCGGAGTGGGCGGGCCCTACCGCGGCCGCACCAGCCTCACCTCGGTGGTGCCGCGCCACGAACCCACCCTCGAGAGCGCCGCGGGCGACATCTGCCTGCACTTCTTCGACGCCGACGGCGCGACGCTCACCTTCCCCGGCTCCGAGTTCCTGGTGCGGCTCCCGCTCGAGGTGCTGCGGGCGATCCCCTCCACGATCGCCCTCGCCGCGGGCCGCGAGAAGGCCCCCTCGATCCGCGCCGGCGCCAAGGCGGGGCTGTTCACCTCGCTGGTCACGGACGTGCCGACGGCCGAGGCCGTGCTCGCCGAGGCCGGCATCGAGCTGCCCGCCTGA
- a CDS encoding pentulose/hexulose kinase (PFAM: FGGY family of carbohydrate kinases, N-terminal domain; FGGY family of carbohydrate kinases, C-terminal domain) produces the protein MTTAVSAVLGVDVGTASTKGVLVALDGTILRSAVREHEVERPAPGHVEMDAEIWWEEFVSIARELTAGDEARVTAVGVSGMGPCVLLTDEHGTPVRPAILYGVDSRAEEQIHRITNVLGREEILAHCGALLTSQSAGPKIAWVAEHEPAAYARTRRLFMPSSFLAFRLTGQYVLDHISASQAPPLYCLRRQDWHTDWSEHIAPGLELPALRWAGEAAGTVSAEITAQVPGLPTGIPVISGTIDAWAEAVSVGATRPGDLMLMYGTTTFLVATTDEPVASRTLWPTSGVAEGTYHLAGGMAASGAITGWLRDLTGEADFTALVAEAEASPPGANGLVMLPYFAGERSPVSDPSARGVVAGLTLSHTRGDLYRAALEAAAHGVRHHLETLDAAGLPVGRAIAVGGGARHDLWPQIVSDVTGLTQHIPRSTVGASYGGARLAAQLAHGTDTSTWNPSDHRVVPDPAHRARYDELYRLYRELYPATRDITHALARLQQG, from the coding sequence ATGACGACAGCGGTGAGCGCGGTGCTCGGCGTCGATGTGGGCACCGCGAGCACGAAGGGCGTGCTCGTCGCCCTCGACGGCACGATCCTGCGCAGCGCGGTGCGCGAGCACGAGGTGGAGCGGCCCGCGCCCGGTCACGTGGAGATGGATGCCGAGATCTGGTGGGAGGAGTTCGTCTCGATCGCCCGGGAGCTCACCGCGGGCGACGAGGCGAGGGTCACCGCCGTCGGCGTCTCCGGGATGGGGCCCTGCGTGCTCCTCACCGACGAGCACGGCACCCCCGTGCGGCCCGCGATCCTCTACGGCGTCGACTCCCGCGCCGAGGAGCAGATCCACCGGATCACCAACGTGCTGGGCCGCGAGGAGATCCTCGCCCACTGCGGCGCACTGCTGACCTCGCAGTCCGCGGGGCCGAAGATCGCCTGGGTCGCCGAGCACGAGCCCGCGGCCTACGCCCGCACCCGCCGGCTGTTCATGCCCTCCTCCTTCCTGGCCTTCCGCCTCACCGGCCAGTACGTGCTCGACCACATCAGCGCCAGCCAGGCCCCGCCGCTGTACTGCCTGCGGCGGCAGGACTGGCACACCGACTGGTCCGAGCACATCGCGCCCGGGCTCGAGCTGCCCGCGCTGCGCTGGGCGGGAGAGGCCGCCGGCACCGTGAGCGCGGAGATCACCGCGCAGGTGCCGGGGCTGCCCACGGGGATCCCCGTGATCAGCGGGACGATCGACGCATGGGCGGAGGCGGTGAGCGTCGGCGCCACCCGGCCCGGCGACCTGATGCTCATGTACGGCACCACCACCTTCCTGGTCGCCACGACCGACGAGCCGGTCGCCAGCCGCACCCTGTGGCCCACCTCCGGCGTCGCCGAGGGGACCTACCACCTCGCCGGCGGCATGGCGGCCTCGGGCGCGATCACCGGCTGGCTGCGCGACCTCACCGGTGAAGCGGATTTCACCGCCCTGGTCGCCGAGGCCGAGGCGAGCCCTCCCGGCGCGAACGGCCTGGTGATGCTCCCCTACTTCGCCGGCGAGCGCTCCCCCGTCTCCGACCCGTCGGCCCGCGGGGTGGTGGCGGGGCTGACCCTCTCCCACACGCGCGGGGACCTGTACCGCGCCGCGCTCGAGGCCGCCGCCCACGGCGTGCGCCACCATCTCGAGACGCTCGACGCGGCCGGGCTGCCCGTCGGGCGGGCGATCGCCGTCGGCGGCGGGGCGCGGCACGACCTGTGGCCGCAGATCGTCTCCGACGTCACCGGGCTCACCCAGCACATCCCGCGCAGCACCGTCGGCGCCTCCTACGGGGGAGCCCGGCTCGCCGCGCAGCTCGCGCACGGCACCGACACCTCCACCTGGAACCCGAGCGACCACCGGGTGGTCCCGGATCCCGCGCACCGCGCCCGCTACGACGAGCTCTACCGCCTCTACCGCGAGCTCTACCCCGCCACGCGGGACATCACCCACGCCCTCGCGCGGCTGCAGCAGGGCTGA
- a CDS encoding carbohydrate-binding protein (PFAM: Bacterial extracellular solute-binding protein), protein MTSSSHRPRGLSRRSLFGLGAAGAGALGLAACGGPDVGGDGGGGTEDLDLDFADVDPAQKIDFWTSHPGGSQEVEAELLAAFTEETGIEVTHVTAGSNYEEIAQRFQTAQAANSGLPAVVVLSDVWWFRYYLNGNIIPIDTLVETLEIDLSDYRDSLVEDYQYEDKQWALPYGRSTPLFYYNKDHFSAAGLPDRAPETWEEFEEWAPKLTEAETAYMYPDLAGYAGWTLQNVLWGQGAAWSEEWEITCNSPEAVEALQWVQDSVFANGWAQVASSDSADTFAAGVCSATIASTGSLVGVLDSATFDVGVGFLPGGSVDGPVCPTGGAGLGIPAAVSKEEQLAGAMLIEFMGRPENTVSFSAATGYMPVRKSADLTELTEKTPEIQTAVDQLDVTRPQDFARVFLPGADQEMAEAIASIVTTEGDVQEAMDGLKETLEGIFTKEIEPKL, encoded by the coding sequence ATGACCAGCTCATCCCATCGCCCGCGCGGCCTCAGCCGGCGCTCCCTGTTCGGCCTCGGAGCTGCGGGGGCGGGAGCCCTGGGCCTCGCCGCCTGCGGCGGCCCCGACGTCGGCGGCGACGGAGGCGGAGGCACCGAGGATCTCGATCTCGACTTCGCGGACGTCGACCCCGCACAGAAGATCGACTTCTGGACCAGCCACCCCGGCGGCTCCCAGGAGGTCGAGGCGGAGCTCCTCGCCGCCTTCACCGAGGAGACCGGCATCGAGGTCACCCACGTGACCGCGGGCTCCAACTACGAGGAGATCGCCCAGCGCTTCCAGACGGCGCAGGCCGCGAACTCCGGGCTGCCCGCCGTCGTGGTGCTCTCGGACGTGTGGTGGTTCCGCTACTACCTCAACGGGAACATCATCCCGATCGACACCCTCGTCGAGACGCTCGAGATCGACCTGTCCGACTACCGCGACTCGCTCGTGGAGGACTACCAGTACGAGGACAAGCAGTGGGCGCTGCCCTACGGCCGCTCCACGCCGCTGTTCTACTACAACAAGGACCACTTCTCCGCCGCGGGCCTCCCGGACCGCGCCCCGGAGACCTGGGAGGAGTTCGAGGAGTGGGCTCCGAAGCTCACCGAGGCCGAGACCGCGTACATGTACCCGGACCTCGCCGGCTACGCGGGCTGGACGCTGCAGAACGTGCTGTGGGGCCAGGGCGCCGCCTGGTCGGAGGAATGGGAGATCACCTGCAACTCCCCGGAGGCCGTCGAGGCCCTGCAGTGGGTCCAGGACTCGGTGTTCGCCAACGGCTGGGCGCAGGTCGCCTCGAGCGACTCGGCCGACACCTTCGCCGCCGGGGTGTGCTCGGCGACCATCGCCTCGACCGGCTCGCTGGTCGGCGTGCTCGACTCCGCCACCTTCGACGTGGGCGTCGGCTTCCTGCCCGGCGGCAGCGTGGACGGGCCGGTGTGCCCCACCGGCGGGGCGGGCCTCGGGATCCCCGCGGCGGTCAGCAAGGAGGAGCAGCTGGCCGGTGCGATGCTCATCGAGTTCATGGGCCGGCCCGAGAACACCGTCTCCTTCTCCGCCGCGACCGGGTACATGCCGGTGCGCAAGAGCGCGGACCTCACCGAGCTCACCGAGAAGACCCCGGAGATCCAGACCGCCGTGGACCAGCTCGACGTCACCCGGCCGCAGGACTTCGCGCGCGTGTTCCTGCCCGGCGCGGACCAGGAGATGGCCGAGGCGATCGCCTCGATCGTCACCACGGAGGGCGATGTCCAGGAGGCGATGGACGGACTCAAGGAGACCCTCGAAGGGATCTTCACCAAGGAGATCGAGCCGAAGCTCTGA
- a CDS encoding carbohydrate ABC transporter membrane protein (PFAM: Binding-protein-dependent transport system inner membrane component), with the protein MSAPTLPGPGQTAPERPARRRDNGPFSRANLWATLTGGYLPLLVATLVMVLPLLWMVISSFKSPHEILSTDLVVLPADPSLSNYEQAWNSVPIPRFFLNSVIVTTIGSSIKVLLAVFTAYALVFVRFPFKRVIFVLILVALMVPPQVSILPNYVLIAGLGGVNTYWGIILPGLGTAFGTFLLRQFFLTIPPAMLEAAELDGAGHLRTLFSVVVPISVPTLATVALVTIVTEWNDYIWPLIITSEASRMTLPVGLTALNNSEGNTGAGWGILMAGTVLVIAPVLLVFAMLQRHIVSGLTQGSVTG; encoded by the coding sequence ATGAGCGCCCCCACCCTCCCCGGGCCCGGCCAGACCGCCCCCGAGCGCCCCGCCCGCCGCCGCGACAACGGCCCTTTCTCCCGCGCCAACCTGTGGGCGACCCTCACCGGCGGCTACCTCCCGCTGCTGGTGGCGACCCTCGTGATGGTGCTCCCGCTGCTGTGGATGGTGATCAGCTCCTTCAAGTCCCCGCACGAGATCCTCTCCACGGACCTCGTGGTGCTCCCCGCGGACCCGTCGCTGTCGAACTACGAGCAGGCGTGGAACTCGGTGCCGATCCCGCGCTTCTTCCTGAACTCGGTGATCGTCACGACGATCGGCTCGAGCATCAAGGTGCTGCTGGCGGTCTTCACCGCCTACGCGCTGGTGTTCGTGCGCTTCCCCTTCAAACGGGTCATCTTCGTGCTGATCCTGGTGGCGCTCATGGTGCCGCCGCAGGTCTCGATCCTGCCCAACTACGTGCTGATCGCGGGCCTCGGCGGGGTGAACACCTACTGGGGGATCATCCTGCCGGGCCTGGGCACCGCCTTCGGCACCTTCCTGCTGCGGCAGTTCTTCCTCACCATCCCGCCCGCGATGCTCGAGGCCGCCGAGCTCGACGGCGCCGGCCACCTGCGCACGCTGTTCTCCGTGGTGGTACCGATCTCGGTGCCGACCCTCGCGACCGTCGCGCTGGTCACCATCGTCACCGAGTGGAACGACTACATCTGGCCGCTGATCATCACCTCGGAGGCCAGCCGGATGACCCTGCCCGTCGGCCTGACCGCGCTGAACAACTCCGAGGGCAACACCGGCGCGGGCTGGGGCATCCTCATGGCCGGCACCGTGCTGGTGATCGCGCCCGTCCTCCTCGTCTTCGCGATGCTGCAGCGGCACATCGTCTCCGGCCTCACCCAAGGCAGCGTGACCGGCTGA